In Cedecea neteri, a single genomic region encodes these proteins:
- the yfiH gene encoding purine nucleoside phosphorylase YfiH: MTKTIVPHWPLPKGVAACSSTRVGGVSLAPYDSMNLGAHCGDDLAHVEENRRLFYAAAGFPSKPVWLEQVHGKTVLKLTGEPYASKRADASYSNTPGTVCAVMTADCLPVLFCNEAGTEVAAAHAGWRGLCEGVLEETVACFQDRPQNIRAWLGPAIGPLAFEVGPEVREAFVAKDQQAASAFRAAGEKYYADIYQLARQRLENAGVTQVYGGDRCTWSESGDFFSYRRDRTTGRMASFIWLI, encoded by the coding sequence ATGACCAAAACCATCGTCCCGCACTGGCCGCTTCCAAAAGGTGTTGCGGCCTGTAGCTCAACCCGCGTGGGAGGCGTTAGTCTCGCGCCGTATGACTCGATGAATCTGGGTGCCCATTGCGGCGACGATCTGGCACATGTTGAAGAGAACCGCCGGCTATTTTACGCAGCCGCGGGCTTTCCTTCGAAGCCAGTCTGGCTTGAGCAGGTCCACGGGAAAACTGTGTTGAAGCTAACGGGCGAACCATATGCCTCAAAGCGAGCGGATGCTTCTTATAGCAATACGCCGGGGACGGTTTGCGCGGTGATGACGGCGGATTGCCTGCCGGTACTGTTTTGTAATGAGGCGGGAACTGAGGTCGCGGCAGCGCATGCTGGCTGGCGCGGTTTATGTGAAGGCGTGCTCGAAGAGACGGTAGCCTGTTTCCAGGATCGCCCGCAGAATATTCGTGCCTGGCTCGGGCCAGCAATTGGCCCTTTGGCGTTCGAAGTGGGGCCGGAGGTCCGTGAAGCCTTTGTGGCAAAAGACCAACAAGCAGCAAGTGCTTTCCGTGCAGCAGGTGAAAAGTACTATGCTGATATCTACCAGCTTGCAAGGCAGCGGCTGGAGAACGCGGGTGTTACGCAGGTGTACGGCGGCGACCGCTGTACCTGGAGCGAAAGTGGCGATTTCTTCTCATATCGCCGTGACAGAACAACGGGTCGTATGGCAAGTTTCATCTGGCTGATATAA
- the rluD gene encoding 23S rRNA pseudouridine(1911/1915/1917) synthase RluD gives MAQLVQLTETVSDSQLGQRLDQALAELFPDYSRSRIKEWILDQRVTVNGVVWDKPKEKVLGGESVTINAEIEEEVRWEAQDIPLNIVYEDEDILVINKPRDLVVHPGAGNPDGTVLNALLHYYPPIADVPRAGIVHRLDKDTTGLMVVAKTVPAQTRLVEALQLREITREYEAVAIGHMTGGGTVEEPISRHPTKRTHMSVHPMGKPAVTHYRIMEHFRVHTRLRLRLETGRTHQIRVHMAHISHPLVGDQLYGGRPRPPKGASEEFVSVLRKFDRQALHATMLRLYHPISGILMEWSAPIPQDMVELIEALRADTETHKDQLDWL, from the coding sequence ATGGCACAACTAGTACAACTCACCGAAACGGTGTCCGATTCACAACTGGGTCAACGCTTAGATCAGGCATTGGCCGAATTGTTCCCGGATTATTCGCGTTCGCGCATAAAAGAATGGATTCTTGACCAGCGAGTTACGGTCAACGGCGTTGTCTGGGACAAGCCGAAAGAGAAAGTGTTGGGTGGCGAGAGCGTAACCATCAATGCTGAAATTGAAGAAGAGGTGCGCTGGGAGGCTCAGGATATCCCGCTGAATATCGTCTACGAAGATGAAGATATCCTGGTGATCAACAAGCCACGCGACCTCGTTGTTCACCCCGGTGCAGGCAACCCGGACGGTACTGTGCTCAATGCATTGCTGCACTATTACCCGCCAATTGCGGATGTGCCGCGTGCGGGCATTGTTCACCGTCTGGATAAAGACACCACCGGCCTGATGGTTGTGGCAAAAACTGTCCCGGCGCAAACTCGCCTGGTTGAAGCCCTTCAGCTGCGTGAAATCACCCGTGAGTACGAAGCAGTAGCTATTGGCCACATGACTGGTGGCGGTACGGTAGAAGAACCAATCAGCCGCCATCCAACTAAACGTACCCACATGTCCGTGCATCCAATGGGTAAACCAGCGGTGACGCACTACCGCATTATGGAACACTTCCGCGTGCACACGCGTTTGCGTCTGCGTCTGGAAACCGGTCGTACTCACCAGATCCGCGTTCACATGGCGCATATCAGTCATCCGCTGGTGGGCGATCAGCTCTACGGTGGCCGTCCTCGTCCGCCGAAAGGTGCATCGGAAGAGTTCGTCAGCGTACTGCGCAAGTTTGACCGTCAGGCGCTACACGCGACCATGCTGCGCCTGTACCATCCTATCAGCGGTATTCTGATGGAATGGAGCGCGCCAATCCCACAGGATATGGTTGAACTGATCGAAGCTCTACGCGCTGATACCGAAACCCATAAAGACCAACTGGACTGGCTATGA
- the bamD gene encoding outer membrane protein assembly factor BamD: MTRMKYLVAAATLSLALAGCSSSKDEVPDNPPSEIYATAQQKLQDGNFKAAITQLEALDNRYPFGPYSQQVQLDLIYAYYKNADLPLAQAAIDRFMRLNPTHPNIDYVLYMRGLTDMALDDSALQGFFGVDRSDRDPQHARDAFNDFSKLVRGYPNSQYVTDATKRLVFLKDRLAKYELSVAQYYTKRGAWVAVVNRVEGMLRDYPDTQATRDGLKLMENAYRELQMPGQAEKVAKIIAANSSNT, from the coding sequence ATGACGCGCATGAAATATCTGGTGGCAGCTGCCACGTTGAGCCTGGCTTTGGCTGGTTGCTCCAGTTCCAAGGATGAGGTTCCTGATAATCCGCCTTCTGAGATCTACGCGACTGCCCAGCAAAAGCTGCAGGACGGTAACTTTAAAGCTGCGATAACGCAACTGGAAGCGCTGGATAACCGCTATCCATTCGGCCCGTACTCTCAGCAAGTGCAGCTCGACCTGATCTACGCCTACTACAAAAATGCGGACTTACCGCTGGCTCAGGCGGCGATCGATCGCTTTATGCGCCTCAATCCAACTCATCCAAACATCGACTACGTACTTTACATGCGTGGCCTGACGGACATGGCGTTGGATGACAGTGCGCTGCAGGGCTTCTTCGGCGTTGACCGTTCCGACCGTGATCCACAGCACGCTCGCGATGCCTTTAACGACTTCTCGAAGCTGGTGCGCGGCTACCCGAACAGCCAGTACGTTACCGATGCGACTAAACGTCTCGTGTTCCTTAAAGATCGCCTGGCGAAGTATGAGCTTTCCGTGGCGCAATATTACACGAAACGCGGCGCGTGGGTGGCAGTAGTTAATCGCGTTGAAGGTATGCTGCGTGATTATCCTGACACTCAGGCCACCCGTGATGGCCTGAAGCTAATGGAAAATGCCTACCGCGAGCTGCAGATGCCGGGTCAGGCAGAGAAAGTAGCGAAGATCATTGCCGCCAACAGCAGCAACACCTGA
- the raiA gene encoding ribosome-associated translation inhibitor RaiA translates to MTMNITSKQMEITPAIRQHVADRLSKLDKWQTHLINPHIILSKEPQGFVADATINTPNGHLVASARHEDMYTAINDLINKLERQLNKVQHKGEARRAAGSVKDVSFAEAEADEE, encoded by the coding sequence ATGACAATGAACATTACCAGCAAGCAAATGGAAATCACCCCAGCTATTCGCCAGCATGTCGCCGACCGTCTCAGCAAACTGGACAAGTGGCAAACTCATCTTATTAATCCACATATTATCTTGTCCAAAGAGCCTCAAGGTTTTGTGGCTGATGCCACGATTAACACACCGAATGGGCACCTCGTAGCCAGTGCCAGGCATGAAGATATGTACACAGCTATCAACGATTTGATCAACAAACTGGAGCGGCAGTTAAATAAAGTGCAACACAAAGGTGAAGCACGTCGCGCAGCAGGTTCAGTGAAAGACGTGTCCTTCGCAGAAGCAGAAGCTGACGAAGAGTAA
- the pheL gene encoding pheA operon leader peptide PheL has translation MKLFPFFFAFFFTFP, from the coding sequence ATGAAACTTTTCCCGTTCTTCTTCGCATTCTTTTTTACCTTCCCCTGA